The Micavibrio sp. TMED2 genome includes a window with the following:
- a CDS encoding dTDP-4-dehydrorhamnose 3,5-epimerase: MEIQSLAIPEVKLITPKKFGDHRGFFSEVYNRKAFEEAGLHLDFAQDNHSLSATTGTLRGLHFQIPPHGQDKLVRVIRGSIFDVAVDIRHGSPTFGQWVGATLSAENWQQLLIPQGFAHGFCTLEPDTEVAYKVTGFYAPEADRGIAWNDPDIAIDWPIDTDTVILSDKDGKHPTLADSPAVFPYEEFSQNQQGELA, encoded by the coding sequence ATGGAAATTCAATCACTCGCGATACCAGAGGTTAAGCTGATTACGCCAAAAAAATTTGGCGATCATCGCGGATTTTTTTCCGAGGTCTATAATCGCAAGGCGTTTGAAGAGGCTGGTCTGCACCTCGATTTCGCACAGGACAACCACTCCCTGTCTGCGACCACCGGCACCCTGCGCGGTCTGCATTTCCAAATCCCGCCACACGGTCAGGACAAGCTGGTCAGGGTCATTCGTGGCTCGATATTTGACGTTGCGGTCGATATCCGGCATGGCTCTCCGACCTTTGGCCAATGGGTCGGCGCGACCTTGAGTGCCGAAAACTGGCAGCAGCTGCTGATCCCGCAAGGCTTCGCGCATGGGTTCTGTACGCTGGAGCCGGATACCGAGGTTGCCTACAAGGTCACCGGCTTCTATGCGCCGGAAGCGGATCGCGGCATTGCCTGGAATGATCCCGATATCGCCATCGACTGGCCGATCGACACCGACACTGTCATCCTCTCGGACAAGGACGGAAAGCACCCGACACTGGCTGACAGCCCGGCTGTTTTCCCCTACGAAGAATTCTCCCAGAACCAGCAAGGCGAACTAGCATGA
- a CDS encoding dTDP-glucose 4,6-dehydratase: MSALSNRTIMVTGGAGFIGSAVIRHLIQKTEAKVINVDKLTYAATPTALKDVDQDPRYVFEKVDITDRAEVERCFTTYKPDAVMHLAAESHVDRSIDGPAAFIQTNVVGTYTLLDAALAYWRTLDDAAQAAFRFHHISTDEVYGSLGETGLFTEETQYQPNSPYSASKASSDHLVRAWHHTFHLPVVTSNCSNNYGPYQFPEKLIPLMILNGLEGKKLPVYGQGTNIRDWLHVEDHADALVTIMTRGTPGEVYNVGGHNEKKNLDVVTGICDLLDELAPALSGITARRDLIEYVTDRPGHDQRYAIDASKIDRELGWRPRWTFEEGLRDTVNWYLNNQSWWQDIRAGNYDGSRLGLKTAAKAS, from the coding sequence ATGAGCGCGCTGTCAAACCGCACAATCATGGTGACCGGCGGTGCCGGTTTTATCGGCTCGGCCGTCATCCGGCACCTGATCCAGAAGACCGAAGCAAAGGTCATCAATGTTGACAAGCTGACCTATGCCGCGACCCCGACCGCGCTCAAGGATGTGGATCAGGACCCGCGATATGTGTTCGAGAAGGTGGATATCACCGACCGGGCCGAGGTTGAGCGCTGCTTCACCACCTACAAACCCGATGCGGTCATGCACCTCGCGGCGGAAAGCCATGTGGATCGGTCGATCGACGGTCCTGCGGCCTTCATCCAGACCAATGTGGTTGGCACCTATACCCTGCTCGATGCCGCGCTCGCCTATTGGCGTACGCTCGACGATGCAGCACAGGCGGCATTCCGTTTTCACCACATCTCCACCGATGAGGTTTATGGCTCGCTCGGTGAAACCGGTCTGTTTACCGAAGAAACCCAGTATCAGCCGAACTCACCCTACTCCGCCAGCAAGGCCAGCTCCGACCATCTGGTGCGGGCGTGGCACCACACCTTCCACCTGCCGGTCGTAACCTCGAACTGCTCGAACAATTACGGCCCGTACCAGTTCCCGGAAAAGCTGATCCCGCTGATGATCCTCAACGGTCTCGAGGGCAAGAAGCTGCCGGTCTATGGTCAGGGCACCAATATCCGCGACTGGCTGCATGTTGAGGATCATGCCGATGCACTGGTCACCATCATGACCCGCGGCACCCCCGGCGAGGTCTATAATGTCGGCGGGCATAACGAGAAAAAGAACCTCGATGTGGTCACCGGCATCTGTGATCTGCTCGACGAACTGGCACCGGCCCTAAGCGGTATCACCGCCCGCCGCGACCTGATCGAATATGTGACCGACCGCCCCGGCCATGACCAGCGCTATGCCATCGACGCCTCGAAGATCGACCGCGAGCTGGGCTGGCGTCCACGCTGGACCTTTGAAGAGGGTCTGCGCGACACCGTCAACTGGTATCTGAACAACCAGTCATGGTGGCAGGACATCCGTGCCGGTAATTATGATGGCAGCCGTCTGGGCCTGAAAACCGCCGCCAAAGCGAGCTGA
- a CDS encoding dTDP-4-dehydrorhamnose reductase, which produces MAKKLLVFGATGQLAHEIGELGKATDSFDITCLSRQQADLSAPDTLPAVIDAHRPEAVIIAAAYTAVDKAESEETLATTINGEAPGVIARHCTSLGLPLLHVSTDYVFDGSKDGAYVETDPVNPIGAYGRSKHAGEQAIQAACAEHIILRTAWVYSAHGANFVKTMLRLGAERDQLKIVADQHGIPTAAADLAAACLDATRQVLTYNRTDAWGIYHYSGAGPTTWFGFADEIFSQAAEYWGRRPEIGPQATEDYPTPAARPKNSVLDCSKIADTFGIVAKPWAQSLQPVIARLLSEQHQAS; this is translated from the coding sequence ATGGCCAAAAAACTTCTCGTTTTCGGCGCTACCGGCCAGCTCGCCCATGAGATTGGTGAACTCGGCAAAGCCACTGACAGCTTTGATATTACCTGTCTGTCACGCCAGCAGGCGGATTTGAGCGCCCCTGACACCCTGCCTGCCGTGATTGATGCCCATCGCCCGGAAGCGGTGATCATTGCCGCCGCCTATACCGCCGTGGACAAGGCAGAGTCAGAGGAAACACTGGCCACTACCATCAATGGCGAGGCACCCGGCGTCATCGCCCGGCATTGCACCAGCCTCGGGCTGCCGCTGCTGCATGTCTCCACCGATTACGTGTTTGATGGCAGCAAGGACGGCGCCTATGTCGAGACCGATCCGGTCAACCCGATCGGTGCCTATGGCCGCTCCAAACACGCAGGCGAGCAGGCGATACAGGCCGCCTGTGCCGAGCACATCATCCTGCGCACCGCATGGGTCTACAGCGCCCACGGGGCCAATTTCGTCAAGACCATGCTGCGCCTCGGTGCCGAGCGCGACCAGCTCAAGATCGTTGCCGACCAGCATGGCATCCCGACCGCTGCCGCCGATCTCGCCGCTGCCTGTCTCGATGCCACACGTCAGGTTCTGACCTATAACCGCACCGATGCCTGGGGCATCTATCACTATTCCGGTGCCGGGCCGACCACATGGTTCGGTTTTGCCGACGAAATTTTCTCTCAGGCTGCTGAGTATTGGGGACGCCGCCCTGAGATCGGCCCGCAGGCAACCGAGGATTACCCGACCCCGGCAGCCAGACCCAAGAACTCCGTCCTCGACTGCAGCAAGATCGCCGATACCTTCGGCATTGTTGCCAAACCATGGGCGCAATCCCTGCAGCCCGTCATCGCCCGACTGTTAAGCGAACAGCATCAGGCCAGCTAA
- a CDS encoding nucleotide sugar dehydratase yields the protein MNNPIPIRWRRASVVLVHDLIMAAIAFTVAFYLRVADDLFSQFQGGLLLGTPIFVAVCGLSFYAFGMYRGVWRYASLPDLVAITKAVTTAVLVFVGVAFLINRVDDIPRSVPIIAWFVLMACIGGPRFAYRLIKDGSMAALWDHDKGDRIPVLLIGARDGAELFIRAMINDREAPYRVVGIIDDRNRRVGRDILGVPVMGSLEDFDSVVSSLSNQGNKPQRLILTQINGPIAPEVVRELLDKATAVGLTISRLPSLTDFRKANDDGRLEPRPIDIADLLGRPQKALDRKAMAELVAGKTVLITGAGGSIGGELAHQLAGLGAAELVLADQAEYLLYETGLSVRENHPDLPQRSFICDVRDRDRVFNLFETVKPALVFHAAALKHVPVVELQPCEGILTNAIGTRNVADAANAFAAEAMVLISTDKAVHPSSVMGASKRLAETYCQALDLEAAAKSGHGPATRFVTVRFGNVLGSTGSVVPLFTRQLKNGGPLTVTHPDATRYFMTLREAVELVIHASAHSIQSKAEQGKILVLDMGEPVRIDDLARQMIRLAGLQPDIDIRVAYTGLRPGEKLTEELLYESEPVDRTSADGVLVANPQAANLMLISKSLDEIEQQAREMDEAGTLKALNRLVPTYKTPDIAATNATITKLHS from the coding sequence ATGAACAACCCGATCCCCATTCGCTGGCGCCGCGCAAGTGTCGTGCTGGTCCATGACCTGATCATGGCCGCCATTGCCTTTACGGTCGCATTCTATCTGCGGGTGGCGGATGATCTGTTCAGCCAGTTTCAGGGCGGATTGCTGCTCGGCACGCCGATCTTCGTCGCGGTTTGCGGCCTATCCTTCTACGCCTTCGGCATGTATCGCGGTGTCTGGCGCTATGCCTCGCTGCCCGACCTCGTCGCCATCACCAAGGCCGTGACCACCGCCGTACTGGTGTTTGTCGGCGTGGCCTTCCTGATCAACCGGGTCGATGACATTCCACGATCGGTGCCGATCATTGCCTGGTTCGTGCTCATGGCCTGTATCGGCGGGCCGCGCTTTGCCTACCGTCTGATCAAGGATGGCAGCATGGCCGCACTCTGGGATCACGACAAGGGCGACCGGATACCGGTGCTGCTGATCGGTGCCCGCGATGGTGCCGAACTGTTCATCCGCGCCATGATCAATGACCGTGAAGCCCCCTACCGCGTGGTTGGCATCATCGACGACCGCAATCGCCGGGTCGGTCGTGACATTCTCGGCGTACCGGTCATGGGGTCACTTGAGGATTTCGACAGCGTTGTCAGCAGCCTGAGCAATCAGGGCAACAAGCCGCAACGCCTGATCCTGACCCAGATCAATGGCCCGATCGCACCGGAAGTGGTCCGTGAACTGCTCGACAAGGCCACCGCTGTTGGCCTCACCATCAGTCGATTGCCGAGCTTGACCGATTTCCGCAAGGCCAATGATGACGGTCGCCTCGAGCCCCGCCCGATCGACATCGCCGATCTGCTTGGTCGCCCGCAAAAGGCCCTTGACCGCAAGGCCATGGCCGAGTTGGTGGCAGGCAAGACCGTGCTGATTACCGGTGCCGGTGGCAGCATCGGTGGCGAGTTGGCGCACCAGCTTGCCGGACTGGGCGCTGCCGAACTGGTGCTCGCCGATCAGGCGGAATATCTGCTGTATGAAACCGGGCTATCGGTTCGTGAAAACCACCCCGACCTGCCCCAGCGCAGCTTTATCTGCGATGTCCGCGACCGCGACCGGGTGTTCAACCTGTTCGAAACCGTGAAACCCGCGCTGGTGTTCCATGCCGCCGCCCTCAAGCATGTGCCGGTGGTTGAGTTGCAGCCATGCGAGGGCATCCTGACCAATGCCATCGGCACCCGTAACGTCGCCGATGCTGCCAATGCCTTTGCCGCCGAAGCCATGGTCCTGATCTCAACCGACAAGGCGGTGCATCCGAGCAGCGTCATGGGTGCCAGCAAGCGGCTGGCGGAAACCTATTGTCAGGCCCTCGATCTCGAAGCAGCGGCGAAGTCAGGCCACGGCCCGGCCACCCGCTTCGTTACCGTGCGGTTCGGCAATGTGCTCGGCTCCACCGGCTCGGTCGTGCCGCTGTTTACCCGCCAGTTGAAAAACGGCGGCCCGCTGACCGTGACCCACCCGGATGCGACACGCTATTTCATGACCCTGCGTGAGGCGGTGGAGCTAGTCATTCACGCATCGGCCCACTCAATCCAGAGCAAGGCCGAACAGGGCAAGATTCTGGTACTGGATATGGGTGAGCCAGTGCGCATCGACGACCTCGCCCGCCAGATGATCCGGCTCGCCGGATTGCAACCCGACATTGACATCAGAGTTGCCTATACCGGCCTGCGTCCCGGTGAAAAACTGACTGAAGAACTGCTCTATGAGAGCGAGCCGGTGGATCGGACCAGCGCCGATGGCGTGCTGGTCGCCAACCCGCAGGCCGCCAACCTGATGCTGATCAGCAAGAGCCTCGACGAGATCGAGCAGCAGGCGCGTGAGATGGATGAAGCAGGCACGCTGAAGGCACTGAACCGCCTCGTGCCGACCTACAAAACCCCGGATATTGCCGCGACCAACGCAACCATTACCAAGCTGCACAGCTAG
- a CDS encoding adenylyl-sulfate kinase, which produces MNTRKPQLRLVVVGHVDHGKSTLIGRLLHDTDSLPDGKLEELKRVSERRGMPLEWSFVLDAFQAERDQAVTIDTTQIWFKTEQRDVVIIDAPGHREFLKNMISGAANADAAVLVIDAAEGVREQTRRHAYLLRLLGMKQIIVAVNKMDLINQDQQRFRTVTEEMANYLQEIGLQAVAMIPISARHGDNIATHAKTIDWYNGASLIEALDSLERTPAPVDQPLRFPVQDVYKFDERRIIAGRIESGRLKVGDELIFSPSNRRGIVRSIEAWNAKEAPIGASAGESIGITLDEQIYVERGDIASHAGDAPILSDVFRATVFWLGEKPLEAGKQLKLKLGTSEANVTIQSIDRVIDTQDLKSGGKQTVERNDVAEVTIRARKLMALDEYSRLPHTGQFVLIDEYDTVGGGSISMDGYPDQRQNLSVKSKNIYAVEHLLDVDARARRNNHYGAVFWFTGLSGAGKSTLAMLVERALFDRGRQVFVLDGDNVRRGLNADLGFSPDDRAENIRRIGEVAALFGRAGNICITAFISPYRADRDRARQAAPESFHEIYIKADLSTCEERDPKGLYKKARAGEIPEFTGISAPYEPPAQPDLEVDTAELPIEACVDRIVDYIESAIALEAQRARAI; this is translated from the coding sequence ATGAATACGCGTAAACCCCAACTCCGCCTCGTCGTTGTCGGCCATGTGGATCACGGTAAATCAACCCTGATCGGTCGTCTGCTGCACGACACCGACAGCCTGCCCGATGGCAAGCTCGAGGAATTGAAGCGCGTTTCCGAACGCCGCGGGATGCCACTCGAATGGTCATTCGTGCTCGATGCCTTTCAGGCCGAGCGCGATCAGGCCGTCACCATTGATACCACCCAGATCTGGTTCAAAACAGAGCAGCGCGATGTGGTCATCATCGATGCGCCCGGTCACCGTGAGTTTCTGAAGAACATGATCAGTGGTGCCGCCAATGCCGATGCCGCCGTGCTGGTCATCGATGCCGCCGAGGGTGTGCGTGAACAGACCCGCCGTCACGCCTATCTGCTGCGCCTGCTCGGCATGAAGCAGATTATCGTCGCGGTGAACAAGATGGACCTGATCAATCAGGACCAGCAGCGTTTTCGTACTGTGACCGAGGAAATGGCCAATTACCTGCAGGAGATCGGTCTGCAGGCGGTCGCCATGATCCCGATCTCGGCCCGCCACGGCGACAATATCGCCACCCATGCCAAAACAATCGACTGGTATAACGGTGCCAGCCTGATCGAAGCACTCGACAGCCTCGAGCGCACCCCGGCACCGGTTGACCAGCCCCTGCGCTTCCCGGTGCAGGATGTCTATAAATTCGATGAACGCCGGATCATTGCCGGTCGGATCGAAAGCGGACGCCTCAAGGTCGGTGACGAGTTGATCTTCTCGCCCAGCAACCGGCGCGGCATTGTCCGCAGCATTGAGGCATGGAATGCCAAGGAAGCACCGATCGGTGCCAGTGCCGGTGAATCCATCGGCATCACGCTGGATGAGCAAATCTATGTGGAGCGTGGCGATATCGCTAGCCATGCAGGCGATGCCCCGATCCTCAGTGATGTTTTCCGGGCAACCGTATTCTGGCTCGGCGAAAAGCCACTGGAAGCGGGCAAGCAACTGAAGCTCAAACTCGGGACGTCAGAGGCCAATGTCACGATCCAGTCCATCGACCGGGTGATCGATACCCAGGATTTGAAATCCGGCGGCAAGCAGACCGTGGAACGCAATGACGTGGCGGAAGTCACCATCCGCGCCCGCAAGCTGATGGCGCTCGATGAATATTCCCGCCTGCCCCATACCGGCCAGTTCGTCCTGATCGATGAGTATGACACCGTTGGCGGTGGCTCGATCAGCATGGATGGCTACCCGGACCAGCGCCAGAACCTGAGCGTGAAATCCAAAAACATCTATGCCGTCGAGCATCTGCTCGATGTGGATGCCCGCGCCCGCCGCAACAACCATTACGGTGCCGTGTTCTGGTTCACCGGCCTGTCCGGTGCCGGCAAATCAACGCTGGCGATGCTGGTTGAGCGCGCCCTGTTTGATCGCGGCCGTCAGGTATTCGTCCTTGATGGCGATAATGTCCGGCGCGGCCTGAATGCCGATCTCGGTTTCTCCCCCGATGACCGGGCGGAAAATATCCGCCGGATCGGTGAAGTTGCCGCGCTGTTCGGTCGGGCGGGCAATATCTGCATCACCGCCTTCATCTCGCCCTATCGTGCCGACCGTGATCGCGCCCGACAGGCAGCGCCCGAGAGCTTCCACGAAATCTATATCAAGGCCGATCTCTCGACCTGTGAGGAACGTGATCCGAAGGGCTTGTACAAAAAAGCCCGTGCGGGTGAAATCCCTGAATTCACAGGTATTTCAGCCCCATACGAGCCACCGGCACAGCCTGATCTGGAAGTGGATACAGCGGAATTGCCAATCGAGGCCTGCGTTGACCGGATCGTCGATTATATCGAGAGCGCAATCGCCCTTGAGGCCCAGCGCGCCCGCGCCATCTGA
- a CDS encoding sulfate adenylyltransferase — protein sequence MDHLDELEARSIYILREAYNKIDPLGMLWSIGKDSTAILWLARKAFFGRVPFPVIQLDTEMELDEVYTYRDEIAAAWDLDLRIEYCPPFEEMDPELPEASRHAARKTIGLANALDKEKYRGMVVGIRRDEQSMRAKERVFSPRGDDGAWDFKNQPPEFWDFYKTDFPPETHVRIHPLLHWTEVDIWKYFRREGIPVVPLYYARNGKRYRSLGEKNITFPIDSNASNLDEIIAELEVTKQPERAGRAMDHDSEDSFEKLRTSGYM from the coding sequence ATGGACCATCTCGACGAACTCGAAGCCCGCTCGATCTATATCCTGCGCGAGGCTTACAACAAAATCGACCCGCTCGGCATGTTGTGGTCAATCGGCAAGGACTCCACCGCCATCCTCTGGCTGGCGCGCAAGGCGTTCTTCGGGCGTGTGCCGTTCCCGGTCATCCAGCTCGATACCGAGATGGAGCTGGACGAGGTCTATACCTACCGCGATGAGATCGCCGCTGCCTGGGACCTCGATCTGCGCATCGAGTATTGCCCGCCATTCGAGGAAATGGACCCCGAGTTGCCGGAAGCGAGCCGCCATGCCGCACGCAAGACCATCGGCCTCGCCAATGCGCTGGACAAGGAAAAGTATCGCGGCATGGTCGTCGGTATCCGTCGGGACGAGCAGTCGATGCGCGCGAAGGAACGGGTATTCAGCCCGCGCGGCGATGACGGTGCCTGGGACTTCAAGAACCAGCCACCTGAGTTTTGGGACTTCTACAAGACCGATTTTCCACCGGAAACCCATGTGCGCATTCACCCGCTGCTGCACTGGACCGAGGTGGACATCTGGAAATACTTCCGCCGCGAGGGCATTCCGGTGGTGCCGCTCTACTATGCCCGCAATGGCAAGCGTTACCGCTCGCTGGGCGAGAAGAACATCACCTTCCCGATCGACAGCAATGCGTCAAACCTCGATGAGATCATTGCCGAACTGGAAGTGACGAAACAGCCGGAGCGCGCCGGTCGCGCCATGGACCATGACAGCGAAGACAGCTTCGAGAAGCTGCGCACCAGCGGCTATATGTAA
- a CDS encoding mannose-1-phosphate guanylyltransferase/mannose-6-phosphate isomerase, whose translation MVTPVILSGGSGSRLWPLSRSHHPKQLLPLVTERTMIQETASRLPVEQGFGKPLVVCNEAHRFMIAEQMRSADISPCAIVLEPCSRNTAFAAAASALILVKHDPDALMLLMPADHAMTRATALAEIVRKAAPAAAEGHMVTFGIQPDAPETGYGYIRIGRQVEDQPGSLFEVGAFVEKPSKELATGYLADGRYLWNSGMFLFSAKAFLDELERFAPDVLTAAEKSVDAGRDDLDFFRLDQTAMEASPNISIDYAVMEHTDRARVVPVDLGWTDVGGFEALWSVSERSEDGNAVQGDVITIDTRDSYIRTDGKLVATVGVKDLVLVVTEDAVLAANRGSSQDIRKVVDVLKETGRSEAMQHQTIHRPWGWFQRLHVGDRYQVKRLMINPNARIQLQKHAQRAEHWVVVAGEAKVTLDGTERIIGQDESILIPVGSTHSVENTTDEPLIIVEVQSGAYLGEDDVTRFEQRYGTVTVD comes from the coding sequence ATTGTCACCCCGGTTATCCTGTCCGGTGGCAGTGGTTCGCGGCTCTGGCCCCTGTCGCGTTCCCATCACCCGAAGCAGTTGCTGCCGCTGGTGACTGAACGGACCATGATTCAGGAAACCGCCTCGCGCCTGCCGGTGGAGCAGGGATTTGGCAAGCCGCTGGTGGTTTGTAACGAGGCGCATCGCTTCATGATTGCCGAGCAGATGCGCAGCGCCGATATCTCGCCCTGCGCCATTGTGCTCGAACCATGCAGCCGGAACACGGCGTTTGCCGCGGCGGCATCGGCACTGATTCTGGTCAAACATGACCCGGATGCCCTGATGCTGCTGATGCCGGCGGATCATGCCATGACCCGTGCCACAGCACTGGCCGAGATCGTGCGCAAGGCGGCTCCGGCTGCGGCTGAGGGGCATATGGTAACCTTCGGCATCCAGCCCGATGCCCCGGAAACCGGTTACGGCTATATCCGTATCGGGCGTCAGGTCGAGGATCAGCCGGGCAGCCTGTTCGAGGTCGGTGCCTTTGTTGAAAAACCGTCTAAGGAACTGGCGACCGGCTATCTCGCCGATGGCCGCTATCTCTGGAACAGCGGCATGTTCCTGTTCAGCGCTAAAGCCTTCCTCGATGAACTTGAGCGTTTCGCGCCGGATGTTCTAACTGCGGCCGAGAAATCGGTCGATGCGGGGCGGGACGATCTGGACTTCTTCCGTCTGGACCAGACAGCGATGGAGGCCTCGCCGAACATCTCCATCGACTATGCGGTTATGGAACATACCGATAGGGCACGGGTGGTGCCGGTTGATCTCGGCTGGACCGATGTTGGTGGCTTCGAGGCCCTGTGGTCAGTCAGCGAGCGCAGCGAAGACGGTAATGCGGTGCAGGGTGACGTGATCACCATTGATACCCGCGACAGCTATATCCGCACCGATGGCAAGCTGGTGGCGACGGTCGGGGTCAAGGATCTGGTACTGGTGGTGACCGAGGATGCGGTGCTGGCGGCCAATCGGGGCAGTTCGCAGGATATCCGCAAGGTCGTGGACGTGCTGAAGGAAACCGGGCGGTCAGAAGCGATGCAGCACCAGACCATTCACCGTCCATGGGGCTGGTTCCAGCGCCTGCATGTGGGCGACCGCTATCAGGTCAAGCGGCTGATGATCAATCCGAATGCCCGCATCCAGCTGCAGAAACACGCCCAGCGCGCCGAGCACTGGGTTGTGGTCGCGGGCGAGGCCAAGGTCACGCTCGACGGCACCGAACGGATCATTGGGCAGGATGAATCAATCCTAATCCCGGTCGGCTCGACCCACAGTGTCGAGAACACCACCGATGAACCGCTGATCATCGTCGAGGTACAGTCCGGTGCCTATCTGGGTGAGGATGACGTAACCCGGTTTGAACAGCGCTATGGCACCGTCACTGTCGATTGA
- a CDS encoding glucose-1-phosphate thymidylyltransferase codes for MKGIILAGGSGTRLYPITRGVSKQLLPVYNKPMIYYPLSVLMLAGISEVLIITTPHDNEAFRTLLGDGSQWGIEISYAVQPSPDGLAQAFIIGRDFVDGEPCCLILGDNLFFGHDLENMVRDAATTTDGAIVFGYHVSDPERYGVVDFDENGKALTIEEKPAKPKSHYAVTGLYFYDSDVCDIAANLEPSPRGELEITDLNRIYLERGKLSVQVMKRGFAWLDTGTFDSLIEAGQFVQTIENRQGQQIACLEEIAFRRGLIDADKLKKLAEPLRKNAYGQYLLGLLEED; via the coding sequence ATGAAGGGCATCATCCTCGCCGGCGGCAGTGGCACCCGTCTTTATCCGATCACCCGTGGGGTGAGCAAGCAACTGCTCCCGGTCTATAACAAGCCGATGATCTACTACCCGCTGTCGGTGCTGATGCTGGCCGGGATCAGTGAAGTGCTGATTATCACCACCCCCCATGACAATGAGGCTTTCCGCACCCTGCTCGGTGATGGCAGCCAATGGGGCATCGAGATTTCCTACGCGGTGCAGCCAAGTCCCGATGGCCTCGCCCAGGCCTTTATCATTGGCCGCGACTTCGTCGATGGCGAGCCATGCTGCCTGATCCTTGGCGACAACCTGTTCTTCGGTCATGACCTCGAGAACATGGTCCGCGATGCCGCCACGACCACCGATGGCGCAATTGTCTTCGGCTATCACGTCAGCGATCCCGAGCGTTATGGCGTGGTGGATTTCGATGAGAACGGCAAGGCGCTGACCATTGAGGAAAAGCCCGCGAAACCGAAATCCCATTACGCCGTTACCGGGCTGTATTTCTATGACAGCGATGTTTGCGACATTGCCGCCAATCTGGAACCGTCACCACGCGGCGAGCTGGAAATCACCGACCTCAACCGCATCTATCTGGAGCGCGGCAAGCTGAGTGTACAGGTGATGAAGCGCGGCTTTGCCTGGCTCGACACCGGCACCTTCGACAGCCTGATCGAGGCCGGACAATTCGTGCAGACGATCGAGAACCGTCAGGGCCAGCAGATTGCCTGTCTGGAAGAGATCGCCTTCCGCCGTGGCCTGATTGATGCTGACAAGCTGAAGAAACTGGCCGAACCGCTGCGCAAGAACGCCTATGGCCAATATCTGCTCGGCCTGCTCGAAGAAGACTGA
- a CDS encoding glycosyl transferase family 1, with protein sequence MRILFIHQNCPGQYKHIAKHLAANKKNQVVFIGKRNDRRIENCTHVVYKPKREAGRETHNYLRLAENGILHGQQVARACITLKEKGFTPDIIVCHPGWGEALYVKDIFPNAPLLNYFEFYYRSHGADVGFDPNEEISVDDMCRIRTKNIVNFMALEAADAGMSPTFWQYQQNPPEYHYKISVIHDGVDTKACRPNPAATLTLPNGTVLSAKDEVITYVARNLEPYRGFPQFMRAIEMMQKERPQAHFVIVGADGVSYGRKPKEGGTWKENVLKEVTLDMERVHFLGAIPYDQFTQVLQISSAHIYLTFPFVLSWSMMEAMASGCLIIGSKTAPVEEVLRHGENGLMVDFFKPEEVVEQAVRVLEHPDRMQDLRIAARQTILDKYDLEKCMASQITLIKNLVNGHRPAMNNPKWEPGKPVFEKPSKAKVA encoded by the coding sequence ATGCGTATTCTGTTTATTCACCAGAATTGTCCCGGACAATATAAACACATTGCCAAGCATCTGGCAGCGAACAAAAAGAATCAGGTTGTCTTCATCGGCAAGCGCAATGATCGCCGGATCGAGAACTGCACCCATGTGGTCTACAAACCCAAGCGTGAGGCAGGCCGCGAGACTCACAATTATCTCCGCCTTGCCGAGAACGGCATCCTGCATGGTCAACAGGTGGCACGTGCCTGTATCACCCTGAAGGAAAAGGGGTTTACGCCTGATATCATCGTCTGCCATCCGGGCTGGGGTGAGGCGCTCTACGTCAAGGACATCTTCCCGAACGCGCCGTTGCTGAACTATTTCGAGTTCTATTATCGGTCGCACGGTGCCGATGTCGGCTTTGATCCCAATGAGGAGATCAGCGTCGATGACATGTGCCGTATTCGGACCAAGAATATCGTCAACTTCATGGCCCTGGAGGCTGCCGATGCCGGCATGTCGCCGACATTCTGGCAGTACCAGCAAAATCCGCCCGAATATCACTACAAGATTTCAGTCATCCATGACGGCGTCGATACCAAGGCCTGCCGCCCGAATCCCGCTGCGACCCTGACGCTGCCAAACGGTACGGTGCTGAGCGCCAAGGATGAGGTTATCACCTATGTCGCGCGTAATCTGGAGCCGTATCGCGGTTTCCCGCAATTCATGCGCGCGATTGAGATGATGCAGAAGGAGCGCCCGCAGGCTCATTTCGTGATCGTCGGTGCCGATGGTGTCAGCTATGGCCGCAAGCCAAAAGAGGGCGGCACCTGGAAAGAGAATGTGCTCAAGGAAGTGACGCTGGATATGGAGCGCGTACATTTCCTCGGTGCAATCCCGTACGACCAGTTTACACAGGTGCTGCAGATATCATCTGCGCATATCTATCTGACATTCCCGTTCGTCCTGTCATGGTCGATGATGGAAGCCATGGCCAGCGGCTGCCTGATCATTGGCTCGAAAACCGCGCCGGTCGAGGAAGTGCTGCGTCACGGCGAGAACGGCCTGATGGTTGATTTCTTCAAGCCCGAGGAAGTGGTGGAGCAGGCCGTGCGCGTGCTTGAGCACCCGGACCGGATGCAGGATCTGCGTATCGCGGCACGGCAGACGATTCTCGACAAATATGATCTCGAGAAATGCATGGCGTCCCAGATCACCCTGATTAAGAATCTGGTGAACGGTCATCGCCCGGCGATGAACAACCCGAAATGGGAACCCGGCAAGCCGGTATTTGAGAAACCATCCAAGGCCAAGGTTGCCTGA